Proteins encoded by one window of Pseudomonadota bacterium:
- the tsaE gene encoding tRNA (adenosine(37)-N6)-threonylcarbamoyltransferase complex ATPase subunit type 1 TsaE — translation MSHPDDLHPFLVRLDGLSATDALAGRLAHLAEAGDIIGLAGDLGAGKTTFARAFICARMGPVDVPSPTFTLVQIYENDGGAPVWHFDLYRLEDSEEIYELGIEEAFGSAICLIEWPEKMAGNEPLDWLEMRLTAGDSETSRRAAFMAHGARAAHLLRRLRA, via the coding sequence ATGTCGCATCCTGACGATTTGCATCCCTTCCTTGTGCGGCTCGATGGCCTGAGCGCCACCGACGCGCTCGCCGGCCGCTTGGCACACCTGGCCGAGGCCGGCGATATTATCGGCCTTGCCGGTGATCTTGGTGCCGGCAAAACGACCTTCGCGCGCGCCTTTATTTGTGCCCGGATGGGCCCCGTCGACGTGCCGAGCCCGACATTCACGCTGGTTCAGATTTATGAGAATGATGGCGGCGCGCCGGTTTGGCATTTTGATCTCTACCGGTTGGAGGATTCCGAAGAGATTTATGAGCTCGGCATCGAAGAGGCCTTCGGTAGCGCGATCTGCCTGATCGAGTGGCCGGAAAAAATGGCCGGCAACGAACCGCTGGACTGGTTGGAGATGCGCCTGACTGCGGGCGACAGCGAAACCTCCCGGCGCGCGGCATTCATGGCGCACGGTGCGCGCGCCGCGCACTTGCTGCGCCGCCTCAGGGCATGA
- a CDS encoding phosphotransferase, with the protein MARGAPERGREIDHFLSAAGWSGAVCAPLAGDASARRYLRLRRGSESAVLMDSGATDIGPFCHVARHLRGLGYSAPGILAEDSAGRLLLLEDLGDLSFSRCLEDPSGPAAVMLYSAAVDLLVELGRAPVGAGIPAMDADYLAAEIRLFAEWWPPDGSAAPARAAQVDAWVAAWRDAHELALMPPQGLALRDFHAANLMWLPGREGLGRVGLLDFQDAVAAPLAYDLMSLLQDVRRDVPEDLQAAMIARFLAAFPELDVAAFRTAYAILGAHRNLRIAGIFSRLARRDGKRGYLDYLPRVWRYIAADLRHPALAPVAQWLAQHVPASQRGGG; encoded by the coding sequence TTGGCGCGCGGGGCACCTGAGCGCGGCCGTGAAATAGATCACTTTCTCTCCGCCGCCGGATGGTCCGGCGCGGTGTGCGCGCCGTTGGCCGGCGATGCCTCGGCGCGACGCTATCTGCGCTTGCGGCGCGGGAGTGAAAGCGCCGTGCTGATGGATTCCGGCGCCACAGATATCGGGCCGTTCTGCCATGTCGCGCGGCACTTGCGCGGCCTCGGCTACAGTGCGCCCGGTATTCTGGCCGAAGATAGCGCCGGGCGCTTGTTGCTGCTCGAGGATTTGGGCGATCTCAGTTTTTCGCGCTGCCTCGAAGACCCGAGCGGCCCCGCTGCGGTGATGCTCTATAGCGCCGCCGTCGATCTTCTTGTCGAACTGGGCAGAGCGCCGGTTGGCGCAGGTATTCCGGCCATGGACGCGGATTATCTGGCGGCTGAAATCCGCCTGTTCGCTGAATGGTGGCCGCCCGACGGCAGTGCTGCGCCGGCACGGGCGGCGCAAGTCGATGCTTGGGTTGCGGCATGGCGGGACGCACATGAGCTCGCTCTGATGCCGCCCCAGGGCCTCGCCTTGCGCGATTTTCACGCTGCCAATCTGATGTGGTTGCCGGGCCGCGAAGGGCTCGGCAGGGTCGGCCTGCTCGATTTTCAAGACGCCGTCGCGGCGCCGCTCGCCTATGATCTGATGTCGCTGTTGCAAGATGTCCGCCGCGACGTGCCGGAGGATTTACAGGCGGCGATGATCGCGCGCTTCCTCGCCGCCTTTCCTGAGCTCGACGTCGCGGCGTTCCGCACCGCCTACGCGATCTTGGGCGCCCATCGCAATCTCCGTATCGCCGGCATTTTTTCACGTCTTGCCCGGCGTGATGGCAAGCGCGGTTATCTCGACTATCTGCCACGGGTGTGGCGCTACATCGCCGCCGATCTCCGCCACCCGGCCTTGGCGCCGGTCGCGCAATGGCTCGCCCAACATGTGCCGGCGTCGCAGCGCGGGGGCGGGTGA
- a CDS encoding nucleotidyltransferase family protein, whose product MSTDFPSHAMVLAAGLGTRMRAASDSLPKPLMSCAGRPLIDHVLDLLAAAGSQSVVVNSHYLGDVLAAHVEAYAARHATPAIRLSPEKQLLDTGGGVAQALPHLGPAPFFVLNSDAILDSATALGRLAAAWDDARMDALLLLCPPARAVGHSGGGDFHLGEDGRPVRAIGAADAHIFCGVQLLHPRLFHNAPSGPYSLNLHYDEAAAAGRLFALEHDGWWYHVGTPEALAEAGRRLLQARREGARE is encoded by the coding sequence ATGAGCACGGATTTTCCAAGCCATGCAATGGTGCTTGCCGCAGGGCTCGGCACGCGCATGCGCGCCGCCAGCGATAGCTTGCCGAAACCGCTGATGTCGTGCGCCGGCAGGCCGCTGATCGACCATGTGCTCGATCTACTGGCTGCCGCCGGCAGTCAATCGGTCGTGGTTAATAGCCATTATCTTGGTGATGTGCTGGCCGCGCATGTTGAAGCGTACGCCGCCCGCCATGCTACACCAGCGATTCGTCTGTCGCCTGAAAAGCAGTTGCTGGATACTGGCGGCGGTGTGGCACAGGCGTTGCCGCATTTGGGCCCGGCGCCGTTTTTTGTGCTCAACAGCGACGCCATTTTGGATAGCGCGACGGCGCTGGGGCGGCTCGCGGCGGCCTGGGACGACGCGCGCATGGATGCGCTGCTGCTGCTCTGCCCCCCGGCGCGCGCGGTCGGCCATTCCGGCGGCGGCGATTTCCACCTCGGCGAGGACGGCCGCCCGGTGCGCGCCATCGGTGCCGCCGACGCGCATATCTTTTGCGGCGTTCAATTGCTTCACCCGCGCCTGTTTCACAATGCGCCGAGCGGCCCCTATTCGCTTAATTTGCATTATGACGAGGCCGCTGCGGCGGGGCGTCTGTTCGCCCTCGAACATGACGGCTGGTGGTATCATGTTGGCACGCCCGAGGCGTTGGCTGAAGCCGGGCGGCGGTTGTTGCAGGCGCGGCGCGAAGGAGCGCGCGAATGA
- the addB gene encoding double-strand break repair protein AddB, translating into MSVLNPAPRIYTIAPELPFADALVDGLLHGGIIARSDADPLALSRVTILLPTRRACRALAEAFLRQSESGALLLPRIRPLGDLDEDESGAQGLAEGGDFPPALAPLRRQFVLAQLILARDSDGHIDQAVRLAQELGGFLDQAQSERLDLAGLNDLAPERHAAHWQKVLDFLKLLVVHWPKILAENDAVDIAARRNAVLDGLAAAWREKPPLEPVIAAGSTGSLPATADLMAVVARLPAGCLVLPGLDQQLDEDSWRALGPSHPQFGLKQLLARIGASRDDARPWPAPYTSAGSTSRAALIAQALHPAETVGAWRSMPLVDPDALENFTLCECATASAEAGVIALRLRASLMRKDATAALVTADRGLARRVATELKRWRIEIDDSAGAPLGKSAPGVFLRLAARLIAERAAPVAFLAALKHPLAAGGEAPEDFRRMLRAVERAVLRGARPETGLDGLRHALQAAGEEQEQAADWLGAIAAAALPFTQLMAERVALKQIVQAHVGFAEWLAASAAETAAERLWSGEAGEAAAAFMAELAESADHAPALNGWEYPALFDALLEGRVVRPRYGGHPRLFIWGPLEARLQRADVMILGGLNEGSWPPAPDADPWMSQAMRAEFGLPSHERRIGLSAHDFAQCCAAPEVMLTRARRVEGEPTVPSRWLSRLKAVLSPGRLDTFIKQESRIEQESHVWLRWQELLDEPDSPAQPGLPPAPRPPLVARPRRLSVTQIEIWLSDPYAIYARHILALRALDEIDADPSAADKGTIIHGILDRFIAEFPTGPTPVPSEALPRLLALGREEFARFSSVPGVMAFWWPRFERIAVWFVANEVARRHSAAPLASEVSGKLVLTGPEGDFTLTAKADRIDRLAAGGLTIIDYKTGNIPSEKQVAAGRRPQLSLEALIAEAGGFEGVARDAVAELAYWKLNGAEPAGEMLPLKKNDPAVLAAAAKAGLLALIAEFDNPNTPYHALPRPDAKPSWNDYAHLERVQEWSSGETEDEA; encoded by the coding sequence ATGAGCGTATTGAATCCAGCGCCGCGCATTTACACCATCGCGCCTGAGTTGCCGTTCGCCGATGCGCTGGTCGATGGCTTGCTGCATGGCGGAATCATCGCGCGCAGCGACGCCGATCCGTTGGCGCTCAGCCGGGTCACGATTCTGCTGCCAACGCGGCGTGCCTGCCGTGCTCTGGCCGAGGCATTCCTGCGCCAATCGGAAAGCGGCGCGCTTCTCCTGCCGCGCATCCGCCCGCTCGGCGATCTTGACGAAGATGAATCCGGCGCTCAAGGGTTGGCCGAGGGCGGCGATTTTCCGCCGGCACTGGCGCCGCTCCGCCGCCAATTCGTGCTGGCGCAGCTTATTCTCGCGCGCGATTCCGATGGCCATATCGATCAGGCAGTTCGCTTGGCGCAGGAGTTGGGCGGTTTTCTCGATCAGGCGCAGAGCGAGCGCCTCGATCTTGCCGGTCTGAACGATCTGGCGCCCGAGCGCCACGCCGCCCATTGGCAGAAGGTGCTCGATTTTCTCAAACTTCTGGTCGTGCATTGGCCAAAGATTCTGGCCGAAAACGATGCCGTCGATATCGCCGCCCGGCGCAACGCGGTACTCGACGGATTGGCCGCGGCATGGCGCGAGAAACCGCCGCTGGAGCCGGTGATCGCCGCCGGCTCGACCGGCAGCCTGCCGGCGACAGCAGATTTGATGGCGGTCGTCGCGCGCTTGCCGGCGGGCTGTCTCGTGCTGCCCGGGCTAGATCAACAATTGGATGAAGACAGTTGGCGCGCCCTGGGGCCGAGCCATCCGCAGTTCGGCTTGAAGCAGCTTCTCGCCCGCATCGGCGCTTCCCGTGACGATGCCCGGCCGTGGCCGGCGCCGTACACATCTGCCGGCTCGACCTCGCGCGCGGCGTTGATTGCCCAAGCCCTGCACCCGGCTGAAACGGTGGGCGCGTGGCGCAGCATGCCGCTGGTCGATCCTGACGCGCTCGAAAATTTTACCCTGTGCGAATGCGCCACCGCGAGCGCCGAGGCCGGTGTGATCGCCCTGCGCTTGCGCGCCAGTTTGATGCGGAAGGACGCCACGGCGGCGCTGGTCACGGCTGATCGGGGACTGGCGCGCCGCGTCGCCACGGAATTGAAAAGATGGCGTATCGAAATCGACGATTCCGCTGGTGCACCGCTTGGCAAAAGCGCGCCGGGCGTGTTTCTCCGTCTCGCCGCAAGATTGATTGCCGAGCGCGCCGCGCCGGTCGCCTTTCTGGCAGCGCTCAAACATCCGCTGGCGGCAGGCGGCGAGGCGCCGGAAGATTTTCGCCGAATGTTGCGCGCCGTCGAGCGCGCGGTGCTGCGCGGTGCCCGTCCCGAGACCGGCCTCGACGGCTTGCGCCACGCTCTCCAGGCGGCGGGCGAGGAACAGGAACAGGCAGCCGATTGGCTCGGCGCCATCGCCGCCGCCGCCCTGCCGTTCACCCAATTGATGGCGGAACGGGTCGCGCTCAAGCAGATCGTGCAGGCGCATGTCGGCTTCGCCGAATGGCTGGCCGCGAGCGCTGCCGAAACGGCCGCCGAACGCCTGTGGTCCGGCGAGGCCGGCGAGGCGGCGGCAGCGTTCATGGCGGAACTGGCTGAAAGCGCCGATCATGCGCCGGCGTTGAACGGTTGGGAATATCCCGCCTTGTTCGATGCCCTGTTGGAAGGCCGCGTCGTGCGACCACGCTATGGCGGCCATCCGAGGCTGTTTATTTGGGGCCCGCTCGAAGCCCGTCTGCAACGTGCCGATGTGATGATTCTGGGCGGTCTCAATGAGGGCAGCTGGCCGCCCGCGCCCGACGCCGATCCGTGGATGAGCCAGGCGATGCGGGCCGAGTTCGGCCTGCCGTCGCACGAACGGCGGATCGGCCTGTCGGCGCATGATTTCGCGCAATGCTGCGCCGCGCCAGAAGTCATGCTGACCCGCGCCCGGCGGGTGGAGGGGGAGCCGACGGTGCCATCGCGCTGGCTGTCGCGCCTGAAGGCCGTGCTCTCGCCGGGCCGCCTCGACACCTTTATCAAACAGGAATCGCGCATCGAACAGGAATCACATGTTTGGCTGCGCTGGCAGGAATTACTCGACGAGCCGGACTCGCCGGCCCAACCCGGCCTCCCGCCGGCGCCGCGCCCGCCGCTCGTCGCCCGCCCGCGCCGCCTTTCCGTGACCCAGATCGAAATCTGGCTGAGTGATCCCTACGCCATCTATGCCCGTCACATTCTCGCCCTGAGGGCACTCGACGAGATCGACGCCGACCCGAGCGCCGCTGACAAAGGCACGATCATTCACGGCATCCTCGATCGCTTCATCGCTGAATTTCCCACAGGTCCCACTCCCGTCCCGTCCGAGGCGCTGCCCCGGCTGCTCGCGCTCGGCCGCGAAGAATTCGCGCGCTTTTCCTCCGTCCCAGGCGTGATGGCCTTTTGGTGGCCACGTTTCGAGCGCATCGCCGTGTGGTTCGTCGCAAACGAAGTTGCTCGACGCCACAGCGCCGCGCCGCTGGCCTCCGAAGTGAGCGGAAAATTGGTTCTCACCGGACCCGAAGGCGATTTTACGTTAACCGCCAAAGCCGACCGCATTGATCGTCTCGCGGCTGGCGGGCTCACTATCATCGACTACAAGACCGGCAACATCCCGAGCGAGAAGCAAGTTGCCGCCGGGCGCCGCCCGCAGCTGTCCCTCGAAGCGCTGATCGCTGAGGCCGGTGGTTTCGAAGGCGTTGCGCGCGACGCCGTCGCCGAGCTCGCCTATTGGAAACTCAATGGCGCCGAGCCGGCGGGCGAGATGCTGCCGCTCAAGAAAAATGATCCGGCGGTGTTGGCGGCGGCGGCCAAGGCCGGCCTGTTGGCATTGATCGCCGAATTCGACAATCCGAATACCCCCTACCATGCCTTGCCGCGCCCTGACGCAAAGCCGAGCTGGAACGATTATGCCCATCTCGAGCGCGTCCAGGAATGGTCGAGCGGCGAGACCGAGGATGAGGCATGA
- the addA gene encoding double-strand break repair helicase AddA gives MTEAQQSAADPAASVWVSASAGTGKTKVLTDRVLRLLLGGTEPGRILCLTFTRAAAAEMAIRITGTLGEWTAAGDEILDMALREMLDRAPKDLEFRRARMLFAHVLDTPGGMKILTIHAFCQSLLRRFPLEAGIAPHFAVADDRTARELLNEAQNRLLRHARQGEDEELAAALAAITTQIGEDSFASLMGELTSARDRLERGPGGAADSDKMVTAIARMLGAKQDENETDLVRSACVESEFERTALVEAAAALAKGSDADAVRGGLIAAWLAGDETARRNGFESYCQIFITREGNPRKSLATKPVREAAPEAAEALANEQARLLALEEHRKAVAVLHSSAALIRFGARMLHYYRQEKSARAVLDYGDQIMETRKLLAAEDIAPWVLYKLDGGLDHILVDESQDTSPAQWSVIAALAEEFFAGDSAHEDAYGDSQQGARTIFAVGDEKQSIFSFQGADPEALADMRAEFRRRVEDARREWREVPLERSFRSTVAVLGAVDAVFAGADAAAGVVPSGERLHHDAERIGQAGLVEIWPVAVPLAGPEEAPWAPPVTRRAGDDPAGRLAAVIADKISGWLQAGQVPGGDGWLESKNRPIRAGDIMVLVRQRGSFVAALVRALKARNVDVAGVDRMKLTEQLAVMDLMALGDFLLLPSDDLTLAALLKGPFIGFDEEQLFDLAWQRGVDSLWRRLTARRAENPQFTRAHGILSGLLATADFRPPFEFYAEFLGAGGGRTQLLSRLGIEAADPIDEFLSAALAYERAHPPSLQGFLHWLRAAPTDLKRDPEQARNEVRVMTVHGAKGLQSPIVFLPDTLSLPHDRRSILWAEDNAVGSSGALPLWPGRRAREESLSTTLRERARKRDLEEYRRLLYVAMTRAEDRLYVCGWQGTRSPPDGCWNHMVRDGLAALEGTEEINLEFAKGDGWSGDGLRFSCAQTAAVEPATEMAPESHEIDALKSYFREPAPPEPSPPRPLAPSRPIDAPPPARGPLEEDGASSFLRGRLIHRLLELLPELEPEARTDSALRFLARPSHGLTDQAQADIAAEVLSVLSDARAQALFGPDSQAEVPLVAVLGKHVISGQVDRLVVDGDRVLVVDYKSGRAAPPDESAIATAYLVQMANYRAVLRAIFVGREIRCALLFTDGPALVWLPDAVLDTHAP, from the coding sequence ATGACCGAGGCGCAACAAAGCGCCGCCGATCCCGCTGCTTCGGTCTGGGTATCGGCCTCGGCCGGCACCGGCAAGACGAAAGTGCTGACCGACCGGGTGTTGCGCTTGCTGCTGGGCGGCACCGAGCCGGGGCGTATTCTGTGCCTCACCTTTACCCGCGCGGCGGCGGCGGAGATGGCCATCCGCATCACCGGCACGCTCGGCGAATGGACCGCCGCGGGCGACGAAATATTGGATATGGCGCTCCGCGAAATGCTCGACCGCGCGCCCAAGGATTTGGAGTTCCGCCGCGCCCGTATGCTGTTCGCCCATGTGTTGGACACGCCGGGCGGCATGAAGATCCTCACCATTCACGCTTTTTGCCAATCTCTGCTGCGCCGTTTTCCGCTTGAAGCCGGCATCGCGCCGCATTTTGCCGTGGCCGATGACCGCACCGCGCGCGAATTGCTGAACGAAGCGCAGAACCGCCTGTTGCGCCATGCCCGCCAGGGTGAAGACGAAGAGCTCGCCGCCGCGCTCGCCGCTATCACAACGCAAATCGGCGAGGACAGCTTCGCCAGTTTGATGGGCGAATTGACCTCGGCGCGCGACAGGTTGGAGCGTGGCCCCGGCGGCGCCGCGGATAGCGACAAGATGGTGACGGCGATTGCCCGCATGTTGGGCGCCAAGCAAGATGAAAACGAAACGGATCTTGTTCGCTCGGCCTGCGTCGAGAGCGAATTCGAGCGCACGGCGCTGGTCGAGGCCGCCGCGGCGCTGGCGAAGGGCTCCGACGCCGATGCGGTGCGCGGCGGCTTGATCGCCGCGTGGCTGGCCGGTGACGAAACCGCCCGTCGGAACGGGTTTGAAAGCTATTGCCAAATTTTCATCACCCGCGAAGGCAACCCGCGTAAATCTCTGGCGACAAAGCCGGTTCGCGAAGCCGCGCCCGAGGCCGCGGAGGCGCTGGCCAACGAACAGGCGCGCCTGTTGGCATTAGAGGAGCATCGCAAGGCCGTTGCGGTGCTGCACAGTAGCGCTGCACTGATCCGCTTCGGCGCCCGCATGCTGCATTATTACCGCCAGGAAAAGAGCGCCCGCGCGGTTCTCGACTATGGCGATCAAATCATGGAAACGCGCAAACTCCTCGCCGCCGAGGACATCGCGCCCTGGGTGCTCTACAAGCTCGATGGCGGCCTCGACCATATCCTGGTCGATGAATCGCAGGACACCAGCCCGGCGCAATGGTCGGTCATCGCCGCCCTGGCAGAAGAATTTTTCGCCGGCGACAGCGCGCATGAGGATGCCTACGGAGACAGCCAACAGGGCGCCCGCACGATTTTTGCCGTCGGCGATGAAAAGCAATCGATCTTTAGTTTTCAAGGCGCTGACCCGGAAGCTCTGGCCGACATGCGGGCGGAATTCCGCCGCCGGGTGGAAGATGCACGGCGTGAATGGCGCGAAGTGCCGCTTGAGCGTTCGTTCCGCTCGACCGTCGCCGTGCTGGGGGCGGTGGACGCCGTGTTTGCGGGCGCGGACGCCGCAGCCGGCGTGGTGCCGTCGGGCGAGCGCCTGCATCATGACGCCGAACGTATCGGCCAGGCAGGATTGGTCGAAATATGGCCGGTGGCGGTGCCGCTGGCCGGGCCCGAAGAGGCGCCTTGGGCGCCGCCGGTCACACGCCGCGCCGGCGACGATCCGGCTGGGCGGCTGGCGGCGGTGATTGCCGATAAGATTTCCGGCTGGCTGCAAGCCGGGCAAGTCCCGGGCGGCGACGGCTGGTTGGAATCGAAAAACCGCCCCATCCGGGCCGGTGATATCATGGTGCTGGTGCGCCAGCGCGGCAGTTTCGTTGCTGCCCTGGTACGCGCCCTGAAGGCGCGCAATGTCGATGTCGCCGGTGTGGACCGCATGAAATTGACCGAGCAATTGGCGGTGATGGATCTGATGGCGCTCGGCGATTTCCTGCTTCTGCCGTCCGATGACCTCACCCTTGCAGCGCTGTTGAAGGGGCCGTTTATCGGCTTCGACGAGGAACAATTGTTTGATCTTGCCTGGCAGCGCGGCGTGGACAGCCTGTGGCGCCGGTTGACCGCCCGGCGCGCCGAGAATCCGCAATTCACCCGCGCCCATGGCATCTTGAGCGGGCTCCTGGCGACCGCCGATTTTCGCCCGCCGTTTGAATTCTACGCTGAGTTTCTTGGCGCGGGCGGCGGGCGCACCCAGCTTCTTAGCCGCCTCGGCATCGAAGCCGCAGACCCGATAGATGAGTTTCTCTCCGCCGCCTTGGCCTATGAGCGCGCCCACCCGCCGTCTTTGCAAGGATTTCTACACTGGTTGCGCGCGGCGCCAACCGATTTGAAGCGCGATCCCGAGCAGGCCCGCAACGAAGTGCGCGTGATGACCGTGCATGGCGCCAAGGGCCTGCAGTCGCCGATCGTATTTTTGCCCGATACCTTGTCGCTGCCGCATGATCGGCGCTCCATTTTATGGGCAGAAGACAATGCTGTCGGCAGTTCGGGCGCCCTGCCGCTCTGGCCCGGGCGCCGCGCCCGCGAAGAGAGCCTCAGCACCACGCTTCGCGAGCGCGCCCGCAAACGCGATTTGGAGGAATACCGCCGCCTGCTCTATGTCGCCATGACCCGCGCCGAAGACAGGCTCTATGTGTGCGGCTGGCAGGGCACGAGGAGCCCGCCCGACGGTTGCTGGAACCATATGGTGCGCGACGGATTGGCCGCACTGGAAGGGACCGAAGAAATAAATCTTGAATTCGCCAAGGGCGACGGCTGGTCAGGCGACGGTTTGCGTTTCTCCTGCGCGCAGACGGCGGCGGTCGAGCCGGCGACTGAGATGGCGCCGGAAAGCCACGAAATCGACGCATTAAAATCCTATTTTCGCGAGCCCGCGCCGCCCGAACCGAGCCCGCCGCGCCCGCTTGCCCCGTCGCGCCCGATCGACGCACCGCCGCCTGCCCGCGGGCCGCTGGAAGAAGATGGCGCCAGCAGTTTCTTGCGCGGGCGCTTGATTCACCGCCTGCTGGAATTGCTGCCGGAGTTGGAGCCCGAGGCGCGGACCGATTCGGCGCTGCGCTTTCTCGCTCGCCCGTCGCATGGGCTGACAGACCAGGCGCAGGCGGATATTGCAGCGGAAGTCCTTAGTGTTTTGAGCGATGCCCGCGCCCAGGCGCTGTTTGGACCGGACAGCCAGGCGGAAGTGCCGCTCGTGGCAGTGTTGGGAAAGCACGTGATTTCCGGGCAAGTAGACCGGCTGGTCGTTGACGGTGATCGTGTGTTGGTTGTCGATTACAAATCGGGCCGCGCCGCGCCGCCGGATGAATCGGCCATTGCAACAGCCTATTTGGTGCAAATGGCCAATTACCGCGCCGTTCTCCGGGCCATCTTTGTCGGCCGTGAAATTCGCTGCGCGCTTCTGTTTACCGATGGTCCGGCGCTTGTCTGGCTGCCCGATGCTGTGCTCGACACGCACGCACCTTGA
- the trxA gene encoding thioredoxin TrxA, which produces MTVTHVTDAEFDEKVLKAPGLVLVDFWAEWCGPCKAIAPALEEISEEMSGSVTIAKVDVDSNPSTPAKYGVRGIPTLILFKDGEVSSMKVGALPKAKLAEWVRDAV; this is translated from the coding sequence ATGACCGTTACCCATGTTACCGACGCCGAATTCGACGAAAAAGTACTGAAGGCGCCGGGGCTGGTATTGGTAGATTTTTGGGCCGAATGGTGCGGCCCGTGCAAGGCCATTGCGCCGGCCCTGGAAGAAATTTCCGAAGAGATGAGCGGCTCCGTCACCATCGCCAAAGTGGATGTTGACAGCAATCCTTCGACACCCGCCAAATACGGCGTGCGCGGCATTCCGACTCTGATCCTGTTCAAGGACGGTGAGGTTTCTTCGATGAAGGTCGGCGCCTTGCCAAAAGCCAAATTGGCCGAATGGGTGCGCGACGCGGTCTAA
- a CDS encoding SDR family NAD(P)-dependent oxidoreductase produces MAEEFSGQTVIVTGATKGIGRAIAAAFGKAGANVLATGRNKQELDSVCLEIEQAGSQAVALVADLALEESPHIIAAQALEAFGRIDVLINNAAIIHDSATLVEFDPDLWKLVLQVNLVAPVFLTQAVLPDMIQRGSGKVINIASIGGTRGGAGRSAYRATKAGLINLTESVAAEVKEFGIDVTCICPGATDTEGFRSAFDHQGRQQDANLMVPHEIAELALFLASGKSSAITGTAIHAFGATNPIFQSGAQKGKI; encoded by the coding sequence ATGGCAGAGGAATTTTCCGGCCAGACCGTCATAGTTACCGGTGCGACAAAGGGCATTGGCCGCGCTATCGCTGCCGCTTTCGGCAAGGCTGGGGCCAATGTGCTGGCCACCGGGCGCAACAAGCAGGAACTCGATAGCGTTTGCCTAGAAATAGAACAGGCCGGGTCCCAGGCGGTTGCGCTGGTTGCCGATTTAGCGCTTGAAGAGAGCCCCCACATCATTGCCGCGCAGGCTCTAGAAGCCTTTGGCCGCATAGATGTGCTGATCAACAACGCCGCCATCATTCATGATTCTGCGACCTTGGTCGAATTCGACCCCGATCTCTGGAAGCTGGTTCTGCAGGTAAACCTTGTGGCGCCGGTATTCCTCACCCAAGCGGTGCTGCCGGATATGATCCAACGCGGCTCCGGAAAAGTCATCAATATCGCGAGCATTGGCGGGACAAGAGGCGGCGCCGGCCGCTCTGCCTACCGCGCCACCAAGGCAGGGCTGATCAACCTGACCGAAAGCGTTGCTGCCGAGGTCAAGGAGTTTGGTATCGACGTGACCTGCATTTGCCCGGGCGCGACAGACACCGAGGGCTTCAGGAGCGCCTTCGATCACCAGGGAAGGCAGCAGGACGCCAACCTGATGGTGCCCCATGAAATCGCTGAATTAGCGCTCTTCCTGGCGTCGGGGAAATCCTCTGCGATCACCGGAACCGCAATTCATGCGTTCGGCGCTACCAACCCTATTTTTCAATCGGGTGCGCAAAAAGGCAAAATTTAA